One window of the Marmota flaviventris isolate mMarFla1 chromosome 2, mMarFla1.hap1, whole genome shotgun sequence genome contains the following:
- the Sox18 gene encoding transcription factor SOX-18, whose protein sequence is MQRSPPGYGADDPPARRDCAWAPGPGAAAEPRGLPTAPVVPAAPASPPSPPRSPPRSPEPGRYGLDPAGRGERQTADESRIRRPMNAFMVWAKDERKRLAQQNPDLHNAVLSKMLGKAWKELNAAEKRPFVEEAERLRVQHLRDHPNYKYRPRRKKQARKARRLEPGLLLPGLAPPPPPPPPEPFPVAPGSARAFRELPPLGAEFDGLGLPTPERSPLDGLEPGEAAFFPPPAVPEDCTLRAFRAPYAPELARDPSSCFGAPLAEALRTAPPATPLAGLYYGALGTPGPYPSPLSPPPEAPPLEGAEPLGPAADLWADVDLTEFDQYLNCSRTRPDASALPYHVALAKLGPRTMTCPEESSLISALSDASSAVYYSACISG, encoded by the exons ATGCAGAGATCGCCGCCCGGCTACGGCGCAGACGACCCGCCCGCCCGCCGCGACTGTGCATGGGCCCCGGGCCCCGGGGCCGCCGCTGAGCCGCGCGGTCTCCCCACCGCGCCCGTCGTGCCCGCAGCGCCCGCTTCGCCACCCAGCCCGCCACGCAGTCCGCCACGCAGCCCCGAGCCGGGGCGCTATGGCCTCGACCCGGCCGGCCGCGGGGAACGCCAGACTGCCGACGAGTCGCGCATCCGGCGGCCCATGAACGCCTTCATGGTGTGGGCGAAGGACGAGCGCAAGCGGCTGGCTCAGCAGAACCCGGACCTGCACAACGCGGTGCTCAGCAAGATGCTGG GCAAAGCGTGGAAGGAGCTGAACGCAGCAGAGAAGCGGCCCTTCGTGGAGGAAGCCGAAAGGCTGCGCGTGCAGCATTTGCGCGACCATCCCAACTACAAGTACCGACCCCGACGGAAAAAGCAGGCGCGCAAGGCCCGAAGGCTGGAACCTGGCCTCCTGCTCCCAGGCttggcgccgccgccgccgccgccgcctcctgagCCCTTCCCGGTGGCGCCTGGCTCGGCGCGAGCCTTCCGCGAGCTGCCCCCACTGGGTGCCGAGTTCGACGGCCTGGGGCTGCCCACACCCGAGCGCTCACCGCTGGACGGCCTGGAGCCCGGCGAGGCCGCCTTCTTTCCGCCGCCTGCGGTGCCAGAAGACTGCACGCTGCGGGCCTTCCGTGCGCCCTATGCCCCGGAGTTGGCCCGGGACCCCAGCAGCTGCTTTGGGGCTCCCCTGGCCGAGGCGCTCAGGACCGCGCCGCCCGCCACACCCCTCGCTGGCCTCTACTACGGTGCCCTGGGCACGCCGGGCCCATACCCCAGCCCGTTGTCGCCGCCGCCGGAGGCTCCACCGTTGGAGGGAGCTGAGCCACTGGGGCCCGCCGCTGACCTCTGGGCAGACGTGGACCTCACCGAGTTCGACCAGTACCTCAACTGCAGCCGGACTCGGCCTGACGCCTCTGCGCTCCCATACCACGTGGCTCTGGCCAAATTGGGTCCACGCACCATGACCTGCCCGGAGGAGAGCAGCCTGATCTCAGCGCTGTCAGATGCTAGCAGCGCTGTCTACTACAGCGCCTGCATCTCTGGCTAA
- the Tcea2 gene encoding transcription elongation factor A protein 2 isoform X2 — MMGKEEEIARIARRLDKMVTRKSAEGAMDLLRELKAMPITLHLLQSTRVGMSVNALRKQSSDEEVIALAKSLIKSWKKLLDASDAKTRNRGKGTPLPTSSSKDGSEAMDPSRKRPELPRMLSTPRITTFPPVPVTCDAVRNKCREMLTAALQTDHDHAAVGADCERLSAQIEECIFRDVGNTDMKYKNRVRSRIANLKDAKNPDLRRNVLCGAITPQQIAVMTSEEMASDELKEIRKAMTKEAIREHQMARTGGTQTDLFTCGKCRKKNCTYTQGPHFPRTPSLVQTRSSDEPMTTFVVCNECGNRWKFC; from the exons ATGATGGGCAAGGAGGAGGAAATTGCGCGGATCGCCCGGAGGTTGGACAAGATGGTGACCAGAAAGAGCGCG GAGGGAGCCATGGACCTGCTGCGGGAGCTGAAGGCCATGCCTATCACTCTACACCTGCTCCAG TCCACCCGTGTTGGGATGTCTGTCAACGCCCTGCGGAAACAGAGCTCGGACGAGGAGGTCATTGCGCTGGCCAAGTCCCTCATCAAGTCCTGGAAGAAGCTCCTGG ATGCTTCTGATGCCAAAACCAGGAACCGGGGGAAGGGCACACCTCTGCCCACATCATCCTCAAAGGATGGCTCAGAGGCCATGGATCCCAG CCGCAAGAGGCCGGAGCTGCCCAGGATGCTGTCCACCCCAAGGATTACCACGTTTCCCCCAGTGCCTGTTACCTGTGATGCTGTGCGCAACAAGTGCCGGGAGATGCTGACCGCTGCCCTGCAAACAGACC ATGACCATGCGGCTGTTGGTGCAGACTGTGAGCGACTGTCGGCCCAGATTGAGGAAT GCATCTTCCGGGATGTGGGAAACACAGACATGAAGTACAAGAACCGTGTGCGCAGTCGCATTGCCAACCTGAAGGATGCCAAGAACCCTGACCTCCGGCGGAATGTGCTGTGTGGTGCCATAACCCCCCAGCAGATTGCGGTGATGACCTCGGAG GAGATGGCCAGTGATGAGCTGAAGGAGATCCGCAAGGCCATGACCAAGGAGGCCATCCGCGAGCACCAGATGGCACGCACAGGTGGCACTCAGACAGACCTGTTCACCTGTGGCAAGTGCAGGAAGAAGAACTGTACCTACACGCAG GGCCCTCATTTCCCCAGGACTCCCAGCCTA GTACAGACCCGCAGCTCTGATGAGCCCATGACCACCTTTGTTGTTTGCAATGAATGTGGAAACCGCTGGAAG TTCTGCTGA
- the Tcea2 gene encoding transcription elongation factor A protein 2 isoform X4 gives MMGKEEEIARIARRLDKMVTRKSAEGAMDLLRELKAMPITLHLLQSTRVGMSVNALRKQSSDEEVIALAKSLIKSWKKLLDASDAKTRNRGKGTPLPTSSSKDGSEAMDPSRKRPELPRMLSTPRITTFPPVPVTCDAVRNKCREMLTAALQTDHDHAAVGADCERLSAQIEECIFRDVGNTDMKYKNRVRSRIANLKDAKNPDLRRNVLCGAITPQQIAVMTSEEMASDELKEIRKAMTKEAIREHQMARTGGTQTDLFTCGKCRKKNCTYTQVQTRSSDEPMTTFVVCNECGNRWKFC, from the exons ATGATGGGCAAGGAGGAGGAAATTGCGCGGATCGCCCGGAGGTTGGACAAGATGGTGACCAGAAAGAGCGCG GAGGGAGCCATGGACCTGCTGCGGGAGCTGAAGGCCATGCCTATCACTCTACACCTGCTCCAG TCCACCCGTGTTGGGATGTCTGTCAACGCCCTGCGGAAACAGAGCTCGGACGAGGAGGTCATTGCGCTGGCCAAGTCCCTCATCAAGTCCTGGAAGAAGCTCCTGG ATGCTTCTGATGCCAAAACCAGGAACCGGGGGAAGGGCACACCTCTGCCCACATCATCCTCAAAGGATGGCTCAGAGGCCATGGATCCCAG CCGCAAGAGGCCGGAGCTGCCCAGGATGCTGTCCACCCCAAGGATTACCACGTTTCCCCCAGTGCCTGTTACCTGTGATGCTGTGCGCAACAAGTGCCGGGAGATGCTGACCGCTGCCCTGCAAACAGACC ATGACCATGCGGCTGTTGGTGCAGACTGTGAGCGACTGTCGGCCCAGATTGAGGAAT GCATCTTCCGGGATGTGGGAAACACAGACATGAAGTACAAGAACCGTGTGCGCAGTCGCATTGCCAACCTGAAGGATGCCAAGAACCCTGACCTCCGGCGGAATGTGCTGTGTGGTGCCATAACCCCCCAGCAGATTGCGGTGATGACCTCGGAG GAGATGGCCAGTGATGAGCTGAAGGAGATCCGCAAGGCCATGACCAAGGAGGCCATCCGCGAGCACCAGATGGCACGCACAGGTGGCACTCAGACAGACCTGTTCACCTGTGGCAAGTGCAGGAAGAAGAACTGTACCTACACGCAG GTACAGACCCGCAGCTCTGATGAGCCCATGACCACCTTTGTTGTTTGCAATGAATGTGGAAACCGCTGGAAG TTCTGCTGA
- the Tcea2 gene encoding transcription elongation factor A protein 2 isoform X1 produces the protein MMGKEEEIARIARRLDKMVTRKSAEGAMDLLRELKAMPITLHLLQSTRVGMSVNALRKQSSDEEVIALAKSLIKSWKKLLGVDASDAKTRNRGKGTPLPTSSSKDGSEAMDPSRKRPELPRMLSTPRITTFPPVPVTCDAVRNKCREMLTAALQTDHDHAAVGADCERLSAQIEECIFRDVGNTDMKYKNRVRSRIANLKDAKNPDLRRNVLCGAITPQQIAVMTSEEMASDELKEIRKAMTKEAIREHQMARTGGTQTDLFTCGKCRKKNCTYTQGPHFPRTPSLVQTRSSDEPMTTFVVCNECGNRWKFC, from the exons ATGATGGGCAAGGAGGAGGAAATTGCGCGGATCGCCCGGAGGTTGGACAAGATGGTGACCAGAAAGAGCGCG GAGGGAGCCATGGACCTGCTGCGGGAGCTGAAGGCCATGCCTATCACTCTACACCTGCTCCAG TCCACCCGTGTTGGGATGTCTGTCAACGCCCTGCGGAAACAGAGCTCGGACGAGGAGGTCATTGCGCTGGCCAAGTCCCTCATCAAGTCCTGGAAGAAGCTCCTGGGTGTGG ATGCTTCTGATGCCAAAACCAGGAACCGGGGGAAGGGCACACCTCTGCCCACATCATCCTCAAAGGATGGCTCAGAGGCCATGGATCCCAG CCGCAAGAGGCCGGAGCTGCCCAGGATGCTGTCCACCCCAAGGATTACCACGTTTCCCCCAGTGCCTGTTACCTGTGATGCTGTGCGCAACAAGTGCCGGGAGATGCTGACCGCTGCCCTGCAAACAGACC ATGACCATGCGGCTGTTGGTGCAGACTGTGAGCGACTGTCGGCCCAGATTGAGGAAT GCATCTTCCGGGATGTGGGAAACACAGACATGAAGTACAAGAACCGTGTGCGCAGTCGCATTGCCAACCTGAAGGATGCCAAGAACCCTGACCTCCGGCGGAATGTGCTGTGTGGTGCCATAACCCCCCAGCAGATTGCGGTGATGACCTCGGAG GAGATGGCCAGTGATGAGCTGAAGGAGATCCGCAAGGCCATGACCAAGGAGGCCATCCGCGAGCACCAGATGGCACGCACAGGTGGCACTCAGACAGACCTGTTCACCTGTGGCAAGTGCAGGAAGAAGAACTGTACCTACACGCAG GGCCCTCATTTCCCCAGGACTCCCAGCCTA GTACAGACCCGCAGCTCTGATGAGCCCATGACCACCTTTGTTGTTTGCAATGAATGTGGAAACCGCTGGAAG TTCTGCTGA
- the Tcea2 gene encoding transcription elongation factor A protein 2 isoform X5, whose translation MMGKEEEIARIARRLDKMVTRKSAEGAMDLLRELKAMPITLHLLQSTRVGMSVNALRKQSSDEEVIALAKSLIKSWKKLLGVDASDAKTRNRGKGTPLPTSSSKDGSEAMDPSRKRPELPRMLSTPRITTFPPVPVTCDAVRNKCREMLTAALQTDHMKYKNRVRSRIANLKDAKNPDLRRNVLCGAITPQQIAVMTSEEMASDELKEIRKAMTKEAIREHQMARTGGTQTDLFTCGKCRKKNCTYTQGPHFPRTPSLVQTRSSDEPMTTFVVCNECGNRWKFC comes from the exons ATGATGGGCAAGGAGGAGGAAATTGCGCGGATCGCCCGGAGGTTGGACAAGATGGTGACCAGAAAGAGCGCG GAGGGAGCCATGGACCTGCTGCGGGAGCTGAAGGCCATGCCTATCACTCTACACCTGCTCCAG TCCACCCGTGTTGGGATGTCTGTCAACGCCCTGCGGAAACAGAGCTCGGACGAGGAGGTCATTGCGCTGGCCAAGTCCCTCATCAAGTCCTGGAAGAAGCTCCTGGGTGTGG ATGCTTCTGATGCCAAAACCAGGAACCGGGGGAAGGGCACACCTCTGCCCACATCATCCTCAAAGGATGGCTCAGAGGCCATGGATCCCAG CCGCAAGAGGCCGGAGCTGCCCAGGATGCTGTCCACCCCAAGGATTACCACGTTTCCCCCAGTGCCTGTTACCTGTGATGCTGTGCGCAACAAGTGCCGGGAGATGCTGACCGCTGCCCTGCAAACAGACC ACATGAAGTACAAGAACCGTGTGCGCAGTCGCATTGCCAACCTGAAGGATGCCAAGAACCCTGACCTCCGGCGGAATGTGCTGTGTGGTGCCATAACCCCCCAGCAGATTGCGGTGATGACCTCGGAG GAGATGGCCAGTGATGAGCTGAAGGAGATCCGCAAGGCCATGACCAAGGAGGCCATCCGCGAGCACCAGATGGCACGCACAGGTGGCACTCAGACAGACCTGTTCACCTGTGGCAAGTGCAGGAAGAAGAACTGTACCTACACGCAG GGCCCTCATTTCCCCAGGACTCCCAGCCTA GTACAGACCCGCAGCTCTGATGAGCCCATGACCACCTTTGTTGTTTGCAATGAATGTGGAAACCGCTGGAAG TTCTGCTGA
- the Tcea2 gene encoding transcription elongation factor A protein 2 isoform X3 has product MMGKEEEIARIARRLDKMVTRKSAEGAMDLLRELKAMPITLHLLQSTRVGMSVNALRKQSSDEEVIALAKSLIKSWKKLLGVDASDAKTRNRGKGTPLPTSSSKDGSEAMDPSRKRPELPRMLSTPRITTFPPVPVTCDAVRNKCREMLTAALQTDHDHAAVGADCERLSAQIEECIFRDVGNTDMKYKNRVRSRIANLKDAKNPDLRRNVLCGAITPQQIAVMTSEEMASDELKEIRKAMTKEAIREHQMARTGGTQTDLFTCGKCRKKNCTYTQVQTRSSDEPMTTFVVCNECGNRWKFC; this is encoded by the exons ATGATGGGCAAGGAGGAGGAAATTGCGCGGATCGCCCGGAGGTTGGACAAGATGGTGACCAGAAAGAGCGCG GAGGGAGCCATGGACCTGCTGCGGGAGCTGAAGGCCATGCCTATCACTCTACACCTGCTCCAG TCCACCCGTGTTGGGATGTCTGTCAACGCCCTGCGGAAACAGAGCTCGGACGAGGAGGTCATTGCGCTGGCCAAGTCCCTCATCAAGTCCTGGAAGAAGCTCCTGGGTGTGG ATGCTTCTGATGCCAAAACCAGGAACCGGGGGAAGGGCACACCTCTGCCCACATCATCCTCAAAGGATGGCTCAGAGGCCATGGATCCCAG CCGCAAGAGGCCGGAGCTGCCCAGGATGCTGTCCACCCCAAGGATTACCACGTTTCCCCCAGTGCCTGTTACCTGTGATGCTGTGCGCAACAAGTGCCGGGAGATGCTGACCGCTGCCCTGCAAACAGACC ATGACCATGCGGCTGTTGGTGCAGACTGTGAGCGACTGTCGGCCCAGATTGAGGAAT GCATCTTCCGGGATGTGGGAAACACAGACATGAAGTACAAGAACCGTGTGCGCAGTCGCATTGCCAACCTGAAGGATGCCAAGAACCCTGACCTCCGGCGGAATGTGCTGTGTGGTGCCATAACCCCCCAGCAGATTGCGGTGATGACCTCGGAG GAGATGGCCAGTGATGAGCTGAAGGAGATCCGCAAGGCCATGACCAAGGAGGCCATCCGCGAGCACCAGATGGCACGCACAGGTGGCACTCAGACAGACCTGTTCACCTGTGGCAAGTGCAGGAAGAAGAACTGTACCTACACGCAG GTACAGACCCGCAGCTCTGATGAGCCCATGACCACCTTTGTTGTTTGCAATGAATGTGGAAACCGCTGGAAG TTCTGCTGA
- the Rgs19 gene encoding regulator of G-protein signaling 19 isoform X3, translating to MRLRSSTQGQRRRTGPPQCPAMMWSPRRPPAATPAVCAGVAAAAAPGAQGRATFLSAARNQERRQAWQASQESKLQPLPSCDACTPPSPEEVQSWAQSFDKLMHSPAGRSVFRAFLRTEYSEENMLFWLACEELKAEANQHVVDEKARLIYEDYVSILSPKEVSLDSRVREGINRKMQEPSAHTFDDAQLQIYTLMHRDSYPRFLSSPAYRTLLLRGSPQSSSEA from the exons ATGAGGCTGAGAAGCAG CACACAGGGCCAGAGGAGGCGGACAGGCCCCCCCCAATGTCCAGCCATGATGTGGTCCCCCCGGCGGCCCCCAGCCGCAACCCCTGCTGTTTGTGCTGGTGTTGCTGCTGCAGCTGCTCCTG GTGCCCAGGGCAGAGCCACCTTCCTCTCTGCTGCCAGGAACCAAGAGCGGCGGCAAGCATGGCAGGCCTCACAGGAGAGCAAGCTGCAGCCCCTCCCCAGCTGTGATGCCTG CACCCCCCCAAGCCCTGAGGAGGTACAGAGCTGGGCGCAGTCCTTCGACAAGCTGATGCACAGCCCCGCGGGCCGCAGTGTGTTCCGCGCCTTCCTGCGGACAGAGTACAGCGAGGAGAACATGCTCTTCTGGCTGGCCTGCGAGGAGCTGAAGGCAGAGGCTAACCAGCACGTGGTGGATGAGAAGGCGCGGCTCATCTATGAGGACTACGTGTCCATCCTGTCCCCCAAGGAG GTGAGCCTGGACTCCCGAGTGCGGGAGGGCATCAACAGGAAGATGCAGGAGCCGTCAGCGCACACATTTGACGACGCGCAGCTGCAGATCTACACGCTCATGCACCGGGACTCGTACCCACGCTTCCTCAGCTCCCCAGCCTACCGCACCCTGCTGCTCCGGGGGTCCCCACAGTCCTCTTCAGAGGCCTAG
- the Rgs19 gene encoding regulator of G-protein signaling 19 isoform X7: MRLRSRNQERRQAWQASQESKLQPLPSCDACTPPSPEEVQSWAQSFDKLMHSPAGRSVFRAFLRTEYSEENMLFWLACEELKAEANQHVVDEKARLIYEDYVSILSPKEVSLDSRVREGINRKMQEPSAHTFDDAQLQIYTLMHRDSYPRFLSSPAYRTLLLRGSPQSSSEA; the protein is encoded by the exons ATGAGGCTGAGAAGCAG GAACCAAGAGCGGCGGCAAGCATGGCAGGCCTCACAGGAGAGCAAGCTGCAGCCCCTCCCCAGCTGTGATGCCTG CACCCCCCCAAGCCCTGAGGAGGTACAGAGCTGGGCGCAGTCCTTCGACAAGCTGATGCACAGCCCCGCGGGCCGCAGTGTGTTCCGCGCCTTCCTGCGGACAGAGTACAGCGAGGAGAACATGCTCTTCTGGCTGGCCTGCGAGGAGCTGAAGGCAGAGGCTAACCAGCACGTGGTGGATGAGAAGGCGCGGCTCATCTATGAGGACTACGTGTCCATCCTGTCCCCCAAGGAG GTGAGCCTGGACTCCCGAGTGCGGGAGGGCATCAACAGGAAGATGCAGGAGCCGTCAGCGCACACATTTGACGACGCGCAGCTGCAGATCTACACGCTCATGCACCGGGACTCGTACCCACGCTTCCTCAGCTCCCCAGCCTACCGCACCCTGCTGCTCCGGGGGTCCCCACAGTCCTCTTCAGAGGCCTAG
- the Rgs19 gene encoding regulator of G-protein signaling 19 isoform X6 — protein MPTPHEAEKQHTGPEEADRPPPMSSHDVVPPAAPSRNPCCLCWCCCCSCSCTPPSPEEVQSWAQSFDKLMHSPAGRSVFRAFLRTEYSEENMLFWLACEELKAEANQHVVDEKARLIYEDYVSILSPKEVSLDSRVREGINRKMQEPSAHTFDDAQLQIYTLMHRDSYPRFLSSPAYRTLLLRGSPQSSSEA, from the exons ATGCCCACCCCGCATGAGGCTGAGAAGCAG CACACAGGGCCAGAGGAGGCGGACAGGCCCCCCCCAATGTCCAGCCATGATGTGGTCCCCCCGGCGGCCCCCAGCCGCAACCCCTGCTGTTTGTGCTGGTGTTGCTGCTGCAGCTGCTCCTG CACCCCCCCAAGCCCTGAGGAGGTACAGAGCTGGGCGCAGTCCTTCGACAAGCTGATGCACAGCCCCGCGGGCCGCAGTGTGTTCCGCGCCTTCCTGCGGACAGAGTACAGCGAGGAGAACATGCTCTTCTGGCTGGCCTGCGAGGAGCTGAAGGCAGAGGCTAACCAGCACGTGGTGGATGAGAAGGCGCGGCTCATCTATGAGGACTACGTGTCCATCCTGTCCCCCAAGGAG GTGAGCCTGGACTCCCGAGTGCGGGAGGGCATCAACAGGAAGATGCAGGAGCCGTCAGCGCACACATTTGACGACGCGCAGCTGCAGATCTACACGCTCATGCACCGGGACTCGTACCCACGCTTCCTCAGCTCCCCAGCCTACCGCACCCTGCTGCTCCGGGGGTCCCCACAGTCCTCTTCAGAGGCCTAG
- the Rgs19 gene encoding regulator of G-protein signaling 19 isoform X4 — MPTPHEAEKQHTGPEEADRPPPMSSHDVVPPAAPSRNPCCLCWCCCCSCSWNQERRQAWQASQESKLQPLPSCDACTPPSPEEVQSWAQSFDKLMHSPAGRSVFRAFLRTEYSEENMLFWLACEELKAEANQHVVDEKARLIYEDYVSILSPKEVSLDSRVREGINRKMQEPSAHTFDDAQLQIYTLMHRDSYPRFLSSPAYRTLLLRGSPQSSSEA; from the exons ATGCCCACCCCGCATGAGGCTGAGAAGCAG CACACAGGGCCAGAGGAGGCGGACAGGCCCCCCCCAATGTCCAGCCATGATGTGGTCCCCCCGGCGGCCCCCAGCCGCAACCCCTGCTGTTTGTGCTGGTGTTGCTGCTGCAGCTGCTCCTG GAACCAAGAGCGGCGGCAAGCATGGCAGGCCTCACAGGAGAGCAAGCTGCAGCCCCTCCCCAGCTGTGATGCCTG CACCCCCCCAAGCCCTGAGGAGGTACAGAGCTGGGCGCAGTCCTTCGACAAGCTGATGCACAGCCCCGCGGGCCGCAGTGTGTTCCGCGCCTTCCTGCGGACAGAGTACAGCGAGGAGAACATGCTCTTCTGGCTGGCCTGCGAGGAGCTGAAGGCAGAGGCTAACCAGCACGTGGTGGATGAGAAGGCGCGGCTCATCTATGAGGACTACGTGTCCATCCTGTCCCCCAAGGAG GTGAGCCTGGACTCCCGAGTGCGGGAGGGCATCAACAGGAAGATGCAGGAGCCGTCAGCGCACACATTTGACGACGCGCAGCTGCAGATCTACACGCTCATGCACCGGGACTCGTACCCACGCTTCCTCAGCTCCCCAGCCTACCGCACCCTGCTGCTCCGGGGGTCCCCACAGTCCTCTTCAGAGGCCTAG
- the Rgs19 gene encoding regulator of G-protein signaling 19 isoform X2 — MPTPHEAEKQGQRRRTGPPQCPAMMWSPRRPPAATPAVCAGVAAAAAPGAQGRATFLSAARNQERRQAWQASQESKLQPLPSCDACTPPSPEEVQSWAQSFDKLMHSPAGRSVFRAFLRTEYSEENMLFWLACEELKAEANQHVVDEKARLIYEDYVSILSPKEVSLDSRVREGINRKMQEPSAHTFDDAQLQIYTLMHRDSYPRFLSSPAYRTLLLRGSPQSSSEA, encoded by the exons ATGCCCACCCCGCATGAGGCTGAGAAGCAG GGCCAGAGGAGGCGGACAGGCCCCCCCCAATGTCCAGCCATGATGTGGTCCCCCCGGCGGCCCCCAGCCGCAACCCCTGCTGTTTGTGCTGGTGTTGCTGCTGCAGCTGCTCCTG GTGCCCAGGGCAGAGCCACCTTCCTCTCTGCTGCCAGGAACCAAGAGCGGCGGCAAGCATGGCAGGCCTCACAGGAGAGCAAGCTGCAGCCCCTCCCCAGCTGTGATGCCTG CACCCCCCCAAGCCCTGAGGAGGTACAGAGCTGGGCGCAGTCCTTCGACAAGCTGATGCACAGCCCCGCGGGCCGCAGTGTGTTCCGCGCCTTCCTGCGGACAGAGTACAGCGAGGAGAACATGCTCTTCTGGCTGGCCTGCGAGGAGCTGAAGGCAGAGGCTAACCAGCACGTGGTGGATGAGAAGGCGCGGCTCATCTATGAGGACTACGTGTCCATCCTGTCCCCCAAGGAG GTGAGCCTGGACTCCCGAGTGCGGGAGGGCATCAACAGGAAGATGCAGGAGCCGTCAGCGCACACATTTGACGACGCGCAGCTGCAGATCTACACGCTCATGCACCGGGACTCGTACCCACGCTTCCTCAGCTCCCCAGCCTACCGCACCCTGCTGCTCCGGGGGTCCCCACAGTCCTCTTCAGAGGCCTAG
- the Rgs19 gene encoding regulator of G-protein signaling 19 isoform X5 yields MSSHDVVPPAAPSRNPCCLCWCCCCSCSWNQERRQAWQASQESKLQPLPSCDACTPPSPEEVQSWAQSFDKLMHSPAGRSVFRAFLRTEYSEENMLFWLACEELKAEANQHVVDEKARLIYEDYVSILSPKEVSLDSRVREGINRKMQEPSAHTFDDAQLQIYTLMHRDSYPRFLSSPAYRTLLLRGSPQSSSEA; encoded by the exons ATGTCCAGCCATGATGTGGTCCCCCCGGCGGCCCCCAGCCGCAACCCCTGCTGTTTGTGCTGGTGTTGCTGCTGCAGCTGCTCCTG GAACCAAGAGCGGCGGCAAGCATGGCAGGCCTCACAGGAGAGCAAGCTGCAGCCCCTCCCCAGCTGTGATGCCTG CACCCCCCCAAGCCCTGAGGAGGTACAGAGCTGGGCGCAGTCCTTCGACAAGCTGATGCACAGCCCCGCGGGCCGCAGTGTGTTCCGCGCCTTCCTGCGGACAGAGTACAGCGAGGAGAACATGCTCTTCTGGCTGGCCTGCGAGGAGCTGAAGGCAGAGGCTAACCAGCACGTGGTGGATGAGAAGGCGCGGCTCATCTATGAGGACTACGTGTCCATCCTGTCCCCCAAGGAG GTGAGCCTGGACTCCCGAGTGCGGGAGGGCATCAACAGGAAGATGCAGGAGCCGTCAGCGCACACATTTGACGACGCGCAGCTGCAGATCTACACGCTCATGCACCGGGACTCGTACCCACGCTTCCTCAGCTCCCCAGCCTACCGCACCCTGCTGCTCCGGGGGTCCCCACAGTCCTCTTCAGAGGCCTAG
- the Rgs19 gene encoding regulator of G-protein signaling 19 isoform X1, which yields MARTSACISGFSKGPRTCGKIQCSGPCSLHMCQAPIMLAHMPRPHEAMAAPVEIPGAQGRATFLSAARNQERRQAWQASQESKLQPLPSCDACTPPSPEEVQSWAQSFDKLMHSPAGRSVFRAFLRTEYSEENMLFWLACEELKAEANQHVVDEKARLIYEDYVSILSPKEVSLDSRVREGINRKMQEPSAHTFDDAQLQIYTLMHRDSYPRFLSSPAYRTLLLRGSPQSSSEA from the exons ATGGCCAGGACATCAGCCTGTATAAGTGGATTCAGTAAGGGCCCCAGAACGTGTGGAAAGATCCAATGCTCAGGACCATGCTCCCTACACATGTGCCAGGCACCGATCATGCTTGCTCACATGCCAAGGCCACATGAGGCTATGGCAGCACCTGTGGAAATCCCAGGTGCCCAGGGCAGAGCCACCTTCCTCTCTGCTGCCAGGAACCAAGAGCGGCGGCAAGCATGGCAGGCCTCACAGGAGAGCAAGCTGCAGCCCCTCCCCAGCTGTGATGCCTG CACCCCCCCAAGCCCTGAGGAGGTACAGAGCTGGGCGCAGTCCTTCGACAAGCTGATGCACAGCCCCGCGGGCCGCAGTGTGTTCCGCGCCTTCCTGCGGACAGAGTACAGCGAGGAGAACATGCTCTTCTGGCTGGCCTGCGAGGAGCTGAAGGCAGAGGCTAACCAGCACGTGGTGGATGAGAAGGCGCGGCTCATCTATGAGGACTACGTGTCCATCCTGTCCCCCAAGGAG GTGAGCCTGGACTCCCGAGTGCGGGAGGGCATCAACAGGAAGATGCAGGAGCCGTCAGCGCACACATTTGACGACGCGCAGCTGCAGATCTACACGCTCATGCACCGGGACTCGTACCCACGCTTCCTCAGCTCCCCAGCCTACCGCACCCTGCTGCTCCGGGGGTCCCCACAGTCCTCTTCAGAGGCCTAG